Below is a genomic region from Miscanthus floridulus cultivar M001 chromosome 1, ASM1932011v1, whole genome shotgun sequence.
TCTGATATCATTTTTACTGCCGATGGAACAAGTAAAAAGCTTCTGTACATTGTACTGCCTCTTGTTCTTTTGGTTTTGGAAGTTACTTGCCTTGATCAAGATATGAATCTGATGTCTTCCTTTCTCTATGAAGATACTAAGAGACATAATTGATGAGCATATGGATGAAATCAAACAGGCAGGAGGTATTGGTTATGTTGTGGAAGCTCCTGCTGATATTGCTTGGAATGTGTTTAAGAGCAACTCTCACAGCGGTGCATATCATGGAAGTTATGATCTTGCAAGCAGCTACTCTCATGATGAGGAAGCTTTGGCTTCTCGGTCATCTAGCTGTGACAACCCACATCGTGCTGATTCTTTGGGAAGATTTTCATCGAGGAGCAGTGACACGAGATTCATACAATAACTCAAGGTGTCAAACTCATGGAAACTGTTACCACTATATATCTGAGAAGGAAATGGGTGGAATATAGGATCAGAAAGTGAAATATATCAAATTTATCCTTACCAGCAAGAGAAAACCATAGACACTCCAATGACAATAGGAATTCTGGCTATAAGTTTAAGAAGGATGTCTCAAACCACCGTCATGAATCAAATGATTGTACATCATGGCCAATACAGTCACAAAATCACCTGTGACAGAATATTCTCACTTGCCAGGAGAAGGGTTCAGTGATAGAAGTAGAGCTAGTCAGAAGCGACATAAATCATTATCTGTAACTCAAGACTAATTCAGTGATATAGATATGATCCCCAAAGTGCAGATTCTGCTTGAGATCATTCGACAACCATGCTTGGTGATGCTACTAAAGGAAAGCATGAGATATACCATGATGAAGTACATCGTCATGGACATTATGATAGGAAGTGTGATCACAATCACTGACGGGTAATACAGATTATTTTTTGCTTTATATGCCAGTCAGGCTTGTTAAATTATGTTGGGTTTTCTAAGTTTTTAGCAATTGTTTTTACCCTACTATTTGATATGACCTTGCAGTAGCAAAATACTACATGGCTCTGTGGTATTAGCCTTCAGCCGTATCCTTTTATGTATCCTTGTGCAGCTTTATAATGCCCCCTTGCATTCCGAGTTAATATCTGTTACAGTTATCTTCCTCAGGATCTGTTAGCTGTTAAAGTTCTCTCTTGCTTTACAAATTCATTTACACTGATCCTGGTTCTTGCTGTGCTGATATTTTAATCATTTCACTGCTAATGTTTTGGAAACACTTTCAGCTAGtattcaagttttttttttaaattattctGGATTTTTACCCAGTATGAGCTGAAAAAAGAAATTTCTGCTGGCTGTTTGCTTTGATAGAGCACAGATCTGGCCCTGTTCGCCTGACTTATAATCCTACTTTTTGGCTTgtcttttcagccggaacagtgtttttctctcgcaacaaatcagccggaacagtgtttcagcttgttttttcagcgaagcgaacgggacagATAGTTCTATTTTCCGCAGctctatttcttttttatttgttcAAGTTTACCCTCACATGTGTTGGAAGAGAATTTCGTTTTTCATTTTTTCTGTGCTCTAAACTCACAGAGATGGCATTCTAGCGGGCTGCACATGTTTCATAATGGCAAACGAGTGAAATCCTGTTGCAGAATGGCAAACCAGCGAAGCCCACCTCCCACGATGGCGGAATTCTAATTTTCTCACTCATATTTGCGCTTCCATTCTTTTCAATTCAGTTCACCCTCGACCATGTATACGCTGTTGGCCTCCTCGCGATTAGAGCCAAAATGCAGTGCGGTGGGTGCGGTGTGCCGTAGCAGTGCCAACCGAAGAGGGGGAAGGGCTCGCGGCGCTCCCAATCGAGAGATCGGCGGTGGCAAGAGATTATCCGTTTCACACTCGCCCTACATGATGTGTGAGTTAAAATTTCTGGATGTCTTGCTTGAATGCCACTCATCAAATTAGTTTCCAGACACCAAATACACGCCACTCACTCTTCCAGACAGCATTGCAGTGCCATTCTTATATTAATTACAGGCATACAGCACGGAGGAAAAAAGCAGAGTCACCCATTCATAACAGAAACAGACGGAAGCACTCAAGCACCAAGCAAGATCGCATTCACCTCGCATGGCGCCACCCACAGGCCACAGCAAACAAGGAGAGGAGAGGGTCACAAGCCGACCACAGGAAAAAACCAAAGCCGCATTCAAGTGCCAGGACACGGACACACGATGGACGCATGCTGGTCTAGGAGACACACCAGCGCAGGCTCAGTCTCGCGCTGGCCCAGCGTGCTCTGGCACGGGTGCCGTGGTGCGTACGTGCACCTCTCCAGTTGAGCACTCCCTACCAGCCACGGCCAACCGGAACGGATCCTAGGCGCGAAGAAGCTTTGGTTTTCGGGCCTCCTTTCCTTCTCTCGTCTTCCCTTCAGGCGGCTatcgccggcggcgccgcccagaGCTGGGCGTTCTTCACCTTGGACACGCTGTTGAGCACGCCCAGCGGCGTCACGTCGCCGACCACCGTCACCTTCTTCGCCGCGAAGTCGATGTTGAACGACGTCACGCCTGTTTGCATTCACAGGAGTGCCCCGTTTGGATTGGTTATTATCACCAGAACCAGAAAAGGGTTAGTTGTGTGATCTTGTTGTCTTTTAACTCTGAACAAAAGTTTCAGATCCTGAAGAAATACAGTAGCTGTCAGGCTCACCTTCCATCTTGGAGAGGTGCTTCTTCACTTTCCCGGCGCATGCCTTGCAGTGCAGGGATACCTTGAGCACAACCACCTGATAAGATGCCAATGCTGGAGCTCAGTTCATAGAAACACATGTTTCCTTAAGCGAATCTAGCAAGGAACATATGTTGGCTTCGCGGATTTTGAACTAAACGAGACAAATGCGCAAGCTTGAAACCTAAGAGATGCCTTTGCTTATAATGATAAAAAAAATAGAGGTGCCATGATATGAGACTCTGAAGTTCTCATACTAATCCAGTAGGCCACAAAGCTGCAGCCATTCCACAATTTTATATGCATATCTCTTTGCAATTCAGAATCTTTAACCAACTTTTCACAAAAAAACTATCTGCCTgtaatcatggtatttggataaCTTCGCCTGGACGTTCCAGATATCAAATGAGAAAACATTGTATAACCCTCAAAGCCCCCACACTGATATGATTGTGCTACTGATCACTTATGATTTTCTATCATTTTCTAATCAAGAAGAGTAGGGCCAAATGTTAaagtaaaaaaagaaatcacacaagTACTGCATGCTAGTCATAGTCAGTGTTCAATAATGATCCACAAGACCACAGGTAAGTGGAGGATTCCTCACCTGCTCCTGCGCCTGCGCGCCGCTTTTCGCATCAGCAGCTTCACTTGCCTCCTCCCGCTTGGCATCGACGGCCGGGGCCGGGGCAGGCTCCACCACCTCCTGGATCTCCTCGGTGACGGTGGCGGCGAAGCGGCCGCTACTCAGCAAGTACCTGGACGAGCCGGCCGGGCTGACGAGGCCACCGATGTTGTTCGGGACGACGACAGccttgtgctgctgctgctgctgctgctgctgccctttCTTGCCGTCGTGCCGGTGTGTCCTGGGCTCGGAAGGAATGTGAGCCAGGGGACTGGGACTGGGACTGGGACTAGCAATGGCCTTGTGTGACCGGACCATCGGCTGCCGCTCCAGGCTCGGGCATATCGCCGTGGACGCCGGAGACGAGCACGAGAGCCCCTTCATGTCCCTGAACAGCAGAGGAGCCATGGCAGCCGACTAGCTAGTGAGCGCTGGAAACAAGCTGAGCTGCTGCTTGCCTGCTTTGGCTGTGTTGCTGAAATGGTGGAATGGAATGGACTACGGGGAGCTAGGAaatatatcttatatatataaGAGAGCACCACTTTGCTTTACATGTCAGTAAAGAGTAAACTCTTCTCAAATCCATCCAAAAAAAGTGATGGTGAAAAAAACTCTTCTCAAAAGTGCTGCTGGTGTTTTTCTCCCTGAAGAAATTCACAGATGTCATTGTAGCATCAAACAAAATAGTTCAGGGATGGTCTGTAACAAACTGATAGTTTTTGGGCAAAACTACATGTTTCTTTTGT
It encodes:
- the LOC136491840 gene encoding protein SODIUM POTASSIUM ROOT DEFECTIVE 2-like, with protein sequence MAPLLFRDMKGLSCSSPASTAICPSLERQPMVRSHKAIASPSPSPSPLAHIPSEPRTHRHDGKKGQQQQQQQQHKAVVVPNNIGGLVSPAGSSRYLLSSGRFAATVTEEIQEVVEPAPAPAVDAKREEASEAADAKSGAQAQEQVVVLKVSLHCKACAGKVKKHLSKMEGVTSFNIDFAAKKVTVVGDVTPLGVLNSVSKVKNAQLWAAPPAIAA